One window of bacterium genomic DNA carries:
- a CDS encoding sensor histidine kinase: MRLPGKIISAFALVSLLPLILMSVLLYLFVNSSTEEHYMRQSESALAAFRFHFDDHLMRLERDANQLTGDSEFLVNALDLPKREAELTALLETYLARDEFQFAVIQMNEPPALFKVFQDGLGSYVGMYQPTPLSADGGSNAGVVRLSEQHGSSLAVTVSVPVYFRDQIAGELTVGIMLSTLIEHFPLAAANLSGILVTANGQGLYAATPDSLLRANIAQIAAVRSAESIWQASVQNRNYFIQESEIVGINGQIVASIEYIFDQSDRDENRARLLRVFVALAAASVVLAVLLGYFFQRALSKPIAEMALSAKRIAGGEAPNRIHYYSDDEIGDLVAGINRLSDDLRDTEIRLRRSEQVAAWQMFARQTAHEIRNFLMPLATTAAQLERWSQSGDVSQERAAEISHSIQTEIQRMKHLLGAFSEFARMPAPELKLTSLTAIIAEIRSDFSEEIALGRIHLESNGASGTLNCDASQIRQVLLNLIKNSFEGNASVVELRIHNSDQKMLFEICDDGCGIDQSRGIDPFTPLYTTKERGSGLGLAICRRIVVDHGGDITCAANPTRGMTFTFYLPIEA; the protein is encoded by the coding sequence ATGAGATTACCCGGAAAGATCATTTCAGCCTTTGCGCTGGTGTCGTTACTGCCGTTGATATTGATGTCAGTGCTCCTATATCTCTTTGTCAATAGCAGTACTGAAGAGCACTATATGCGCCAATCTGAATCGGCATTGGCAGCGTTTCGATTTCATTTTGACGATCACTTGATGCGGCTTGAACGCGACGCCAATCAGCTTACCGGCGATTCAGAGTTTCTCGTAAATGCTCTCGATCTCCCAAAGCGTGAGGCTGAACTTACCGCCCTGCTTGAGACGTACCTTGCACGAGACGAGTTCCAGTTTGCAGTTATCCAGATGAATGAACCACCGGCATTGTTTAAAGTATTCCAGGATGGGTTGGGTTCTTACGTCGGTATGTACCAACCGACGCCACTCTCCGCTGATGGAGGTTCCAACGCCGGCGTGGTTCGCCTTTCGGAACAGCATGGCAGTTCCTTGGCGGTCACAGTCTCCGTACCCGTGTATTTTCGCGACCAAATAGCAGGAGAACTGACCGTCGGCATTATGCTCTCGACCCTGATCGAGCACTTTCCGCTGGCTGCTGCCAATCTCTCCGGAATATTAGTAACAGCAAACGGCCAAGGTCTGTATGCTGCTACTCCTGATTCGTTGTTGCGCGCCAACATAGCCCAGATTGCTGCAGTGCGTTCTGCCGAGTCTATCTGGCAGGCAAGCGTGCAAAACCGAAACTATTTCATACAAGAAAGTGAAATTGTCGGAATCAACGGACAGATAGTAGCATCGATTGAATACATCTTTGATCAAAGCGACCGTGATGAGAATCGCGCGCGTCTACTGCGAGTGTTCGTAGCGTTGGCAGCAGCATCGGTGGTGTTAGCAGTTCTTCTCGGCTACTTTTTTCAACGCGCACTTTCAAAGCCAATTGCCGAAATGGCGCTATCAGCCAAGAGAATTGCGGGTGGCGAAGCGCCAAACCGGATTCACTACTATTCTGACGATGAAATTGGCGATCTCGTAGCCGGTATCAATCGGCTCTCCGATGACCTTCGTGACACAGAAATACGCTTGCGCCGCTCCGAGCAGGTTGCGGCATGGCAAATGTTCGCGCGACAGACAGCTCACGAAATCCGAAACTTCCTCATGCCATTGGCTACAACGGCAGCCCAGCTTGAGCGCTGGTCGCAGAGCGGCGATGTCAGTCAAGAGCGCGCGGCAGAGATATCGCACAGCATTCAAACTGAGATACAGCGTATGAAGCATCTCCTTGGTGCCTTCAGCGAGTTTGCAAGGATGCCGGCGCCGGAATTGAAGCTTACTTCATTGACTGCGATTATTGCCGAAATCCGAAGTGACTTCTCCGAAGAAATCGCACTTGGCCGGATTCATCTCGAATCAAACGGCGCCAGCGGAACCCTCAATTGCGATGCGAGCCAGATTAGGCAAGTCCTGCTTAATCTTATCAAGAACAGCTTCGAAGGAAACGCGAGCGTCGTTGAGCTTCGTATTCACAATTCTGACCAGAAGATGCTCTTCGAAATCTGCGACGATGGCTGCGGCATTGATCAATCGCGAGGCATTGATCCGTTCACGCCTCTGTATACGACAAAAGAACGAGGCTCCGGTCTGGGATTGGCAATTTGTCGTCGAATCGTCGTCGACCACGGCGGAGATATAACTTGTGCAGCGAATCCCACTCGCGGTATGACTTTTACGTTCTATCTTCCGATTGAGGCGTAA
- a CDS encoding sigma-54-dependent Fis family transcriptional regulator, translating into MKKTRLLIVDDDQRIRATLSSYLRESNFDVITAASCAEARKLNNDNIDVVLLDLMLPDGSGLDLLREFHERFPRQEVIMISGEASLADAVSAVKSGAIDFLEKPLGPEKVEHTINNAVRLAQLNRRVNLDQENIENRYQLIGDSSAMRAVREQIDAVSQTDSTVLILGESGTGKEVAANLIHQKSTRTLAPFIAVNTAAIPSELLESEMFGHEKGSFTGATQRRIGKIEQAAQGTLFLDEIGEMPPLLQAKLLRVLEEFRVERIGGDHSIEVDFRLICATNRPLAEEARNSKFRQDLYYRINVFTIELPTLRSVPGDIEVIANHHLKRLCAKMGKVQTTLGGDLLRWLKSYQFPGNVRELRNIIEHLLITHREGELSLSGLNRLTELSHAASGLSLKDAVARFEAEYIEKIIRESGGNVSRAAETLGLDRSYLYRKMKSLGLDGSE; encoded by the coding sequence ATGAAGAAGACTCGGTTACTCATAGTCGATGACGATCAGCGCATCCGTGCGACTCTTTCTTCCTATTTGCGCGAAAGCAACTTTGACGTGATCACTGCGGCGAGTTGCGCCGAGGCGCGCAAGCTCAACAATGATAACATCGATGTAGTTCTGCTTGATCTCATGCTTCCGGACGGCAGCGGGCTTGATCTACTTCGCGAATTTCACGAACGCTTTCCCCGCCAGGAAGTCATTATGATATCGGGTGAAGCTTCACTTGCCGATGCCGTGTCAGCAGTGAAGTCCGGCGCTATCGATTTTCTGGAGAAACCGCTTGGTCCGGAAAAAGTCGAGCACACGATCAATAACGCGGTGCGTCTTGCTCAACTGAACCGCCGCGTCAATCTTGATCAAGAGAACATCGAAAACCGCTATCAGTTGATTGGCGATTCGTCAGCCATGCGAGCTGTGCGAGAGCAGATTGATGCAGTGAGCCAAACTGATTCGACGGTCCTAATTCTCGGAGAGTCTGGTACCGGCAAAGAGGTGGCCGCAAATCTGATTCATCAGAAGAGCACTCGCACGTTGGCTCCATTTATTGCTGTGAACACTGCCGCCATTCCGAGTGAGCTGTTGGAATCAGAGATGTTCGGTCATGAAAAGGGTTCGTTCACCGGAGCGACGCAACGTCGAATCGGCAAGATTGAGCAGGCCGCTCAAGGGACTTTGTTCTTGGATGAAATTGGCGAGATGCCGCCATTGCTGCAGGCTAAGCTCCTTCGCGTCCTCGAAGAATTTCGCGTTGAGCGAATTGGAGGCGACCATTCAATCGAAGTGGACTTCCGCCTGATTTGTGCTACTAACCGACCGCTTGCCGAAGAGGCGCGCAATAGCAAGTTCCGCCAGGATCTTTACTACCGTATAAACGTCTTCACAATCGAGTTGCCGACACTGCGAAGTGTTCCCGGTGATATTGAAGTCATCGCAAACCATCACCTAAAGCGGCTTTGTGCAAAGATGGGCAAGGTTCAAACAACGCTCGGTGGCGATCTTCTGCGCTGGCTGAAGTCATATCAATTCCCGGGCAATGTGCGCGAGCTGCGCAACATAATCGAACATCTGCTGATTACTCACCGCGAAGGAGAACTCTCTCTAAGCGGTCTGAATCGGCTGACCGAATTGTCTCACGCCGCATCGGGATTGTCATTGAAGGACGCGGTCGCTAGGTTTGAGGCAGAATACATAGAGAAGATTATCAGGGAGTCGGGAGGCAATGTGTCGCGTGCAGCCGAAACTCTTGGGCTCGATCGGAGCTATCTCTATCGCAAGATGAAATCTCTGGGGTTGGACGGCTCTGAATAG
- a CDS encoding dockerin type I repeat-containing protein, giving the protein MKALIAIVAALVLLLCSATTASINSETGNTASGRSGSGTLILDSVYGQAISGNAGRLTSGFFAQQNLPNFVAGDVDGSGSVTISDVVFLISYIFGGTEPPPNPASADADCSGMLTISDAVFLISYIFNGGSLPSYCN; this is encoded by the coding sequence ATGAAAGCCCTTATCGCGATTGTGGCCGCACTGGTACTGCTCCTATGCTCGGCAACTACCGCTTCCATAAATTCGGAAACCGGTAACACTGCCTCGGGACGGTCAGGCAGTGGCACCCTAATTCTTGATTCTGTCTATGGACAAGCGATATCAGGTAACGCAGGACGACTCACTTCGGGTTTCTTTGCACAGCAGAATCTCCCGAATTTTGTCGCTGGAGATGTTGACGGAAGCGGATCTGTCACGATCAGCGATGTTGTGTTTCTTATTAGTTATATCTTTGGCGGTACTGAGCCGCCGCCGAATCCGGCCAGTGCCGATGCAGATTGCAGTGGGATGCTGACAATATCGGATGCGGTATTTCTTATCAGCTACATCTTTAATGGCGGGTCGCTGCCATCCTACTGTAACTAA
- a CDS encoding pentapeptide repeat-containing protein, translated as MKATAIVALVLAICLALPASGAINPVLSYQGSLKDSSGAAYADGSYSFLFSLYNDSTGGIGLWSESQVLEIKNGLIHAYLGSVTAFDPQVFATSPLWLGIKMGNEPEFSPRHLIGSTVYSFIAGNALLLEGHNSSHFADSQTVNFAISKHNSDTSAHHPMYIDASEIVSGTIAPERLPAVMVDSSNINDGGINSSDLADSLITGNKLKSGAVEEAHIANGAVGSTAVQDGSLTANDLQDSTITGPKIAAGSISAEHLSISAFDGSSIVDGSLTQADLADSTIIGAKIAAGSIQSSHLSGVAISGAQITDGTITGADISNASIGFNDIGPQQLSGYHIQDGSLTGSDITTNSITGASISDETITGTDIAINSIVDRHVGANSITSAKLLDEPGIAQTSGGILTSVSTTVVNWMSITVNAPAPGYILVLMHGIANLGANEAAQISISTSSSGFDHYGEAKISSASGNVGGNITVSISTVIPVAAAGAVTVYGNVRASVLSSAPIDMSQGGMQAIFIRTGY; from the coding sequence TTGAAAGCTACTGCTATCGTTGCTTTGGTGTTGGCTATCTGTTTGGCATTACCCGCAAGTGGGGCAATCAATCCGGTCTTAAGTTACCAAGGGAGCCTCAAGGATTCATCCGGCGCCGCTTATGCTGATGGAAGCTATTCCTTCCTTTTCTCTCTTTATAATGATTCCACTGGTGGCATCGGGCTGTGGAGCGAATCACAAGTACTCGAAATCAAGAACGGGCTGATTCACGCCTATCTCGGTTCGGTGACTGCGTTCGACCCACAAGTCTTCGCGACTTCACCTTTGTGGCTCGGGATCAAGATGGGAAACGAACCTGAGTTCTCGCCGAGACACTTAATCGGTTCGACAGTGTATTCGTTTATTGCAGGCAACGCTCTGTTGCTCGAAGGACACAACTCGAGTCATTTCGCCGACAGCCAGACCGTGAATTTTGCAATCTCTAAACACAATTCAGATACCTCCGCACATCATCCGATGTACATCGACGCTTCCGAAATCGTGTCAGGTACAATTGCGCCGGAACGTTTGCCGGCAGTGATGGTAGACTCCAGCAATATCAATGATGGTGGAATAAACAGTTCTGACCTTGCTGACTCATTGATTACCGGAAACAAGCTCAAGTCTGGTGCAGTTGAAGAAGCCCACATAGCCAACGGCGCAGTTGGGTCGACGGCAGTTCAAGACGGATCGTTGACAGCTAATGATCTACAAGACTCAACTATCACTGGGCCAAAAATAGCAGCCGGTTCAATTTCCGCGGAGCATTTGTCGATATCGGCTTTCGACGGAAGCAGTATCGTTGACGGGAGTCTGACGCAAGCTGACCTTGCTGATTCGACTATTATCGGCGCTAAGATAGCTGCCGGCTCGATTCAGTCGAGTCACCTGTCAGGAGTAGCAATTTCCGGTGCGCAGATAACGGATGGCACGATTACCGGCGCGGATATTTCAAACGCATCTATCGGTTTCAATGACATTGGTCCACAACAGCTGTCCGGCTATCACATCCAGGATGGCTCTCTCACGGGTTCCGATATAACAACGAACTCCATTACCGGTGCTTCGATATCCGACGAAACAATTACCGGAACAGACATCGCGATCAACTCCATAGTTGATCGACATGTCGGCGCAAATTCAATCACTTCAGCAAAGCTCCTCGATGAACCGGGTATAGCACAAACAAGCGGCGGAATCCTGACTTCAGTCAGCACAACCGTCGTTAATTGGATGAGCATCACGGTCAATGCACCGGCACCTGGATATATTCTCGTTCTGATGCATGGCATTGCCAACCTTGGCGCCAACGAAGCGGCACAGATTTCGATAAGCACCTCATCCTCAGGATTCGATCACTACGGCGAAGCAAAAATATCTTCCGCGAGCGGAAACGTTGGAGGAAACATCACGGTCTCGATCTCAACTGTCATCCCTGTGGCGGCCGCGGGTGCTGTGACCGTTTATGGTAATGTTCGGGCAAGCGTTCTCAGCTCAGCCCCAATCGATATGTCGCAAGGCGGAATGCAGGCAATCTTCATTCGCACGGGGTATTAG
- a CDS encoding NmrA family NAD(P)-binding protein, whose translation MSIFIVGGTGTVGTQALLNLLEAGEKVSVMTRSAERAASLPSGVNGVVGNLSDPPSLTKAFSGIEKLFLITPVHPDEAVHGQNAVRAAKKAGVKKIVYLSVVLPPDSTHIPHFASKIPIENAIRESGIAFTIIRPNNFYQNDFWYKDVMLEYGLYPQPIGSTGIYRVDVRDVADAATNALTERGFEGKTINLNGPDALTGKECARIWSEHLGTEINYMGDDLNKWSESASASLPAWMVHDFRIMYDYFQKKGLKPEPADIVEAEKILHHKPRAFSAFCAECAEIWK comes from the coding sequence ATGTCAATTTTCATAGTCGGTGGTACCGGCACAGTCGGAACTCAAGCCCTACTCAATCTACTGGAAGCAGGCGAGAAGGTCAGCGTCATGACACGCTCAGCGGAGAGAGCAGCCTCATTGCCAAGTGGAGTCAATGGTGTCGTCGGCAATCTGTCCGATCCGCCGTCATTGACGAAGGCGTTCAGCGGCATCGAGAAACTATTCTTGATCACTCCTGTTCATCCCGATGAAGCTGTTCACGGTCAAAATGCCGTCCGAGCCGCAAAGAAAGCCGGAGTAAAGAAAATCGTTTATCTCTCAGTTGTGTTGCCTCCCGATTCAACTCACATCCCGCACTTTGCCAGCAAGATTCCGATCGAGAATGCCATCAGAGAATCGGGCATCGCATTCACAATCATCCGTCCGAATAACTTCTATCAAAACGACTTCTGGTACAAAGACGTGATGCTTGAATATGGCTTGTATCCGCAGCCAATTGGCTCGACCGGCATTTATCGCGTTGATGTTCGCGATGTCGCCGATGCCGCAACCAATGCGTTAACCGAAAGAGGATTCGAGGGCAAGACTATCAACTTGAACGGCCCCGATGCGCTGACAGGCAAAGAATGCGCACGCATCTGGAGTGAGCATCTTGGCACAGAGATCAACTACATGGGAGATGATCTCAACAAGTGGTCGGAATCGGCGAGTGCGAGTTTGCCTGCCTGGATGGTACACGATTTCCGGATCATGTATGACTACTTTCAGAAGAAAGGCCTGAAGCCGGAGCCCGCCGACATTGTCGAAGCAGAGAAGATTCTGCATCACAAGCCGAGGGCATTCAGTGCCTTCTGCGCAGAGTGTGCCGAAATCTGGAAGTAA
- the recA gene encoding recombinase RecA: MAATDGKTKALDAALSQIEKQFGKGSIMRLGAVHATDRIPVISTGSLTLDVALGTGGIPRGRVVELYGPESSGKTTLALHIIAQAQRAGGTAAFIDAEHALDAQYAKKLGVDTDNLLISQPDTGEQALEITETLVRSGAIDCIVIDSVAALVPKAEIDGEMGDSHMGLQARLMSQALRKLTGTVSKSKTSVIFINQIRMKIGVMFGNPETTTGGNALKFYSSVRLDIRRISSLKEGDEVIGSRVRVRVVKNKVAPPFKEAEFDIMFGTGINYEGEILDIATNHNLIQKSGTWFSYGEERMGQGRENARAFLQNNPEIKEKLKAAIMEKVGLGTNGHQEAEE; this comes from the coding sequence ATGGCAGCCACAGACGGCAAAACCAAGGCGTTGGATGCAGCGCTATCGCAAATAGAAAAGCAGTTCGGCAAGGGCTCGATTATGCGCCTCGGCGCCGTTCATGCCACTGATCGTATCCCGGTGATTTCGACCGGCTCGCTCACACTCGATGTCGCACTCGGCACCGGCGGAATACCGCGCGGCCGCGTGGTTGAACTGTACGGCCCGGAATCCTCCGGCAAGACAACGCTGGCATTGCACATCATCGCGCAAGCCCAGCGCGCCGGCGGGACAGCGGCATTCATCGATGCCGAACATGCGCTCGATGCGCAGTACGCCAAGAAGCTTGGCGTGGACACTGATAACCTGTTGATCAGCCAACCCGACACAGGCGAGCAGGCGCTGGAAATCACCGAAACACTGGTGCGCTCCGGCGCAATCGACTGTATCGTAATCGACTCAGTTGCGGCATTGGTACCCAAGGCTGAAATCGACGGCGAAATGGGCGATTCGCACATGGGATTGCAAGCGCGTCTGATGTCGCAGGCGCTGCGCAAGCTGACCGGCACGGTCTCCAAATCGAAGACCAGCGTGATTTTCATCAACCAGATCCGCATGAAGATCGGTGTGATGTTCGGCAATCCGGAAACCACGACAGGCGGCAATGCGCTGAAGTTCTATTCTTCGGTGCGCCTCGATATCCGCCGCATTTCGTCGCTCAAAGAAGGCGACGAGGTGATCGGCAGCCGCGTACGGGTGCGCGTGGTCAAGAACAAGGTCGCGCCGCCGTTCAAGGAAGCGGAGTTTGATATCATGTTCGGTACCGGTATCAACTACGAAGGCGAGATTCTTGACATCGCGACGAATCACAATCTGATTCAAAAGAGCGGGACGTGGTTCTCTTACGGTGAAGAGCGCATGGGCCAAGGACGCGAAAATGCTAGGGCGTTTTTGCAGAACAATCCTGAAATCAAAGAGAAGCTCAAAGCCGCGATCATGGAAAAGGTCGGATTGGGAACGAACGGGCATCAGGAGGCGGAGGAGTAG
- the thpR gene encoding RNA 2',3'-cyclic phosphodiesterase encodes MRLFVAARITTEIQNQVGDFLEQFHKLPGRVKWVEPHNIHITLKFLGEAEINELDGIKKAVASSASGFGAFEVSLQQCGVFPNMRAPRVFWIGINDPQKRLTSLAAKIDSNMTPLGFDPEKRPFSPHLTLGRVKEEDRLEMVKAAFGRANFGPMPLQVDEIHLIESQLRSSGPVYRDVAGFSL; translated from the coding sequence ATGCGCCTCTTCGTTGCCGCAAGAATCACAACAGAAATACAAAATCAGGTGGGGGACTTCCTTGAACAATTCCACAAACTCCCCGGCCGGGTCAAATGGGTCGAGCCGCATAACATTCACATCACCCTGAAATTCCTCGGCGAAGCAGAAATCAACGAGCTGGATGGCATCAAAAAGGCGGTCGCAAGTTCGGCATCTGGTTTCGGCGCATTTGAAGTCTCACTGCAGCAATGCGGAGTATTTCCGAATATGCGTGCTCCCCGTGTATTCTGGATTGGAATAAATGATCCCCAAAAGCGATTGACATCATTGGCTGCAAAGATTGATTCGAACATGACACCGTTGGGATTCGATCCTGAGAAGCGGCCGTTCTCGCCGCATCTGACATTGGGGCGGGTAAAAGAAGAGGATCGTCTCGAAATGGTCAAGGCGGCGTTCGGCAGGGCTAACTTCGGTCCGATGCCGCTTCAGGTAGATGAGATTCACCTGATCGAATCGCAGCTGCGGTCCAGCGGTCCAGTGTATCGGGATGTAGCGGGGTTTAGTTTGTAG
- a CDS encoding competence/damage-inducible protein A encodes MIAEIIIVGEEILSGQTVDSNSSYIARKLANVGIEVVHKTTVGDRHDDIREAITAAWNRSAVTIMTGGLGPTKDDITKNAICAAFDRKLVLQDEILKKLEELFRLRNMKMPALAQNQALQPQGADLINNPIGTAPGIVFQDSERFFAALPGVPSEMEAILDQSIIPYLAKRPGRNHIIMRRIRTVGITETGIADVIADLEPNNDKLRLAYLPSYKGVDLRVTSISPNETEALEAADTLAKAITSRIGDYVFTVGEQSLPEMVGALLKTKGKTLATAESCTGGLIAKMMTDMPGSSEYFVGSVVAYANNVKEKVLNVPHDLLAERGAVSHEVAEAMAWGVLRLTGADYAISVTGVAGPGGGTAEKPVGMVYVGYADKQDRVSAEQLKLFGTRERIRERSAMMALDILRRKLV; translated from the coding sequence GTGATCGCGGAAATCATTATTGTCGGCGAAGAGATTCTCTCCGGCCAGACCGTTGACTCAAATTCGTCTTACATAGCGCGCAAGCTGGCGAACGTCGGTATTGAAGTCGTCCACAAAACGACCGTCGGTGATCGTCATGACGACATAAGAGAAGCAATCACAGCAGCCTGGAACAGATCAGCGGTGACAATCATGACCGGCGGCTTGGGACCGACAAAAGATGACATTACCAAGAACGCCATTTGTGCGGCATTCGACCGCAAACTAGTGTTGCAGGATGAGATACTCAAGAAACTCGAAGAGCTATTCCGCTTGCGAAACATGAAAATGCCGGCATTGGCGCAGAATCAGGCGTTACAACCGCAGGGCGCTGACCTGATCAACAACCCGATTGGTACGGCCCCGGGAATTGTGTTTCAGGACTCCGAGCGATTTTTTGCCGCGCTTCCGGGAGTGCCGTCCGAGATGGAGGCAATTCTCGACCAGTCGATCATCCCCTACCTCGCCAAACGCCCGGGACGAAATCATATCATTATGCGGCGAATTCGCACTGTCGGAATTACCGAAACCGGAATCGCGGACGTGATTGCCGATTTGGAGCCGAACAACGACAAACTACGACTGGCGTATCTGCCCAGCTACAAGGGCGTCGATTTGCGAGTTACTTCAATCTCGCCGAACGAAACCGAAGCGCTCGAAGCTGCGGACACCTTGGCGAAGGCAATTACCAGCCGGATTGGCGACTATGTTTTCACAGTCGGCGAACAAAGTCTGCCCGAAATGGTCGGAGCGCTTCTTAAGACCAAAGGCAAGACCTTGGCGACGGCCGAGTCATGCACCGGCGGACTCATCGCCAAAATGATGACAGATATGCCCGGGAGTTCCGAGTATTTTGTCGGCTCAGTTGTGGCTTACGCCAATAATGTGAAAGAGAAAGTGCTCAATGTGCCGCATGATCTGTTAGCGGAAAGGGGCGCGGTCAGTCACGAAGTCGCTGAGGCGATGGCGTGGGGCGTATTGCGCTTAACTGGCGCCGACTATGCGATCTCTGTCACCGGAGTCGCCGGTCCGGGCGGCGGCACTGCCGAGAAACCGGTTGGTATGGTATACGTTGGGTACGCTGACAAGCAAGACCGCGTGTCGGCAGAACAACTGAAGCTCTTCGGCACCCGTGAGCGAATCCGCGAGCGTTCAGCCATGATGGCGCTCGATATACTCCGGCGAAAACTCGTTTAG
- a CDS encoding phosphatidylglycerophosphatase A — translation MKNFFIKMMATGFGFGLSPTIPGTTGTIPGVVIAWFLFPLGIPYQVIPSVLMTALGVWIATEAEHFFGHDGKPIVIDEVAGIMVSYCFVPVMWQYYLTGFVIFRILDIIKPFPARYWERTLPRGWGIMGDDFACGIYTNLMLQVLLYFGVWM, via the coding sequence TTGAAGAATTTCTTTATCAAAATGATGGCCACGGGATTTGGGTTCGGTTTGTCACCGACGATCCCAGGCACGACCGGGACAATCCCCGGTGTCGTGATTGCGTGGTTTTTGTTTCCGCTGGGGATTCCGTATCAGGTCATCCCGTCGGTTCTAATGACCGCTCTCGGGGTCTGGATCGCCACCGAAGCCGAGCACTTCTTCGGACACGACGGCAAACCGATTGTGATTGACGAAGTCGCCGGTATCATGGTGTCGTATTGTTTCGTCCCGGTGATGTGGCAATATTATCTGACCGGATTTGTCATTTTCAGGATATTGGACATCATCAAACCATTCCCGGCGCGCTATTGGGAGCGTACTCTTCCGCGCGGCTGGGGAATCATGGGCGACGACTTTGCCTGCGGCATCTATACAAATCTTATGCTGCAAGTTCTGCTCTATTTCGGAGTCTGGATGTGA
- the pgsA gene encoding CDP-diacylglycerol--glycerol-3-phosphate 3-phosphatidyltransferase: protein MNLPNFLTMVRIVLAPVFMALVIVDDVWAKFWAMILFIVAALTDLFDGYYARKYNISTSFGKFFDPLADKILISLAFIAFVVLGYVQMWMVLLIILREFLITGLRTLAAYRGALITPSLPAKIKTFLQMTSITVIMLIINLRTFLPPLNIESEWLQSSIPDEIIFWLMLATVVITVGTGIDYLRRSYYLLRNTMK from the coding sequence GTGAATCTTCCGAATTTCCTGACCATGGTCCGCATCGTGCTCGCGCCGGTGTTTATGGCGCTGGTCATTGTTGACGATGTCTGGGCAAAATTCTGGGCAATGATACTCTTCATTGTTGCGGCTCTGACTGACCTCTTCGATGGCTACTATGCTCGCAAGTACAACATCTCGACGAGTTTCGGTAAGTTTTTCGACCCGCTGGCAGATAAGATTCTCATCTCATTGGCTTTCATCGCGTTTGTCGTACTGGGTTACGTGCAGATGTGGATGGTGTTGCTAATCATTTTGCGTGAGTTCTTGATAACGGGATTGCGGACACTGGCAGCCTATCGAGGAGCGTTGATTACGCCGTCGCTTCCCGCCAAGATCAAGACTTTCCTGCAGATGACTTCCATCACTGTCATCATGCTGATTATCAACTTGCGTACGTTTCTTCCGCCGCTGAATATTGAATCGGAATGGCTCCAATCATCCATTCCCGATGAGATCATCTTTTGGCTGATGCTCGCGACTGTCGTAATTACAGTCGGTACCGGAATTGACTACCTGCGCAGAAGCTACTATCTTCTGCGTAATACAATGAAGTAG
- a CDS encoding GNAT family N-acetyltransferase: MCLFVDKEYRRQGVAVKLIDAAAKFVKKSGGRMVEGYPVISRKGMMPDAFAFTGLPSAFEQAGFEIVKKPTPSRAIVRKQV, encoded by the coding sequence GTGTGTCTTTTTGTCGACAAAGAATACCGGCGTCAAGGTGTCGCGGTCAAGTTGATCGATGCCGCTGCTAAGTTTGTCAAGAAATCTGGCGGGAGAATGGTCGAAGGCTATCCGGTGATATCGCGCAAGGGAATGATGCCGGATGCATTTGCATTCACAGGCCTTCCCAGCGCTTTCGAGCAGGCGGGTTTCGAGATTGTCAAGAAACCGACACCAAGCCGGGCGATTGTCCGCAAGCAGGTTTGA